In the genome of Natronocella acetinitrilica, one region contains:
- a CDS encoding AAA family ATPase, producing MDDQSFANLSASGAHLHEFLLNALTEPNYRKTLPEFGISRLSQLVGVSTQHIRNLEKAGTLPAPRTVKSGALNRRVYSLADADRIRKILNIQVSRPAGSRALRVSFSNLKGGVGKSTCSVYFAQYAARAGYRVLLVDMDPQASATSVFGYVPDLHLVENDTIYDALMEDPYSIQDKIRETYWHKLSLVPAMMDLQNADFMLPIAEENNHETMGTAIFRLRQAIEVVRDDYDIIVIDTPPSMGMLCFNTFMSADYIIAPFTPHMFDLASSVQFFRMLATVMQHDPDHPLRKMSILVNRHDHSVEARRTHQMLLQTFGNYVLANYVRQTIEVHKASSDLLSVYEIDEVRGSMEAHRNAIRMFDAVNEEILTNIRMLWQEELHAVEQQRIEA from the coding sequence ATGGACGATCAAAGCTTCGCTAATCTCTCCGCCTCCGGCGCCCACCTCCATGAGTTTCTCCTCAATGCGTTGACCGAGCCGAACTATCGCAAAACACTCCCGGAATTCGGCATCAGTCGGTTGTCCCAGCTCGTTGGCGTGAGCACGCAGCATATTCGCAATCTTGAGAAAGCGGGTACGCTGCCAGCGCCCCGCACCGTCAAGAGCGGAGCACTAAACCGCCGTGTCTACAGCCTAGCCGACGCTGACCGTATCAGGAAGATCCTCAACATTCAGGTGTCACGCCCGGCAGGCTCCCGTGCCCTACGCGTCTCATTTTCGAACCTCAAGGGCGGCGTAGGGAAGTCCACCTGCAGTGTGTACTTTGCTCAATACGCCGCCCGTGCGGGCTACCGTGTGCTCCTGGTGGACATGGACCCTCAGGCCTCGGCGACCAGCGTTTTCGGCTATGTCCCCGATCTCCACCTGGTTGAGAACGACACCATCTACGATGCGCTCATGGAGGACCCTTACTCCATCCAGGACAAGATCCGCGAAACCTACTGGCACAAGCTCTCCCTGGTGCCGGCCATGATGGACCTCCAGAACGCCGACTTCATGCTGCCGATCGCAGAGGAGAACAACCACGAGACGATGGGGACTGCCATCTTTCGCCTGCGCCAGGCGATTGAGGTTGTTCGCGATGACTACGACATTATCGTCATCGATACGCCACCGAGCATGGGGATGCTCTGCTTCAACACCTTCATGTCCGCTGACTACATCATCGCGCCGTTCACCCCGCACATGTTTGACTTGGCCTCCTCGGTCCAGTTCTTCCGGATGCTCGCGACCGTCATGCAACATGACCCGGACCACCCGCTTCGCAAGATGAGCATCCTGGTCAACCGTCATGACCACTCCGTTGAAGCGAGGCGCACGCACCAGATGCTGTTACAGACGTTCGGCAATTACGTTCTTGCCAATTACGTCCGCCAGACAATCGAGGTGCACAAAGCCTCGTCGGATCTTTTGAGCGTCTATGAGATCGACGAGGTGCGTGGCTCCATGGAGGCGCATCGTAACGCCATTCGCATGTTCGATGCGGTCAACGAGGAAATACTGACAAACATCCGCATGCTCTGGCAGGAAGAACTCCATGCGGTCGAGCAGCAGAGGATTGAGGCATGA
- a CDS encoding ParB/RepB/Spo0J family partition protein, with protein sequence MSRKKGVPLQQRAIDELKRAEKAGEKLPESRVAELAFRGQGRAPAPPGMRRAYQRRAIDPNKIRPWAYADRHDNEMTHLDRLATSMKEHGQLANIIVRPLPPNDTSEHDYELLVGKVRWASAKKAGLEAVDCVIRDVDDREAYILMREENTQRQNPSPLSNARSLSKAIGPDGIFKTQDEACKALGSSPAAISRYLKFATIPDDVLDVISNPFEIATKMGLEIVDLIAENCRAEIVALAPEINKTIHTPEQLRESVFALRGGRPWPAAGTTPPASNDTPPAAASKPVSAPQKQVFHLADGQRSMECARTTRGVTVRIPVKTVERIPADRLDELAEKMAELVSAYADQSSSEGR encoded by the coding sequence ATGAGCAGGAAGAAGGGAGTCCCACTCCAGCAGCGCGCCATCGATGAGCTCAAGCGCGCGGAGAAGGCCGGTGAGAAGCTTCCAGAGTCGCGTGTCGCCGAGCTTGCCTTTCGGGGCCAGGGCAGGGCGCCGGCGCCGCCTGGAATGCGTCGCGCTTACCAGCGCAGAGCCATTGACCCCAACAAGATACGGCCCTGGGCTTACGCCGATCGCCATGACAACGAGATGACGCACCTGGACCGACTAGCGACCTCGATGAAGGAGCATGGCCAGCTCGCCAACATCATCGTCCGCCCGCTGCCCCCGAACGATACCAGTGAGCACGACTATGAGCTTTTGGTCGGCAAGGTGCGCTGGGCATCGGCCAAGAAGGCCGGTCTGGAGGCAGTAGACTGCGTGATTCGTGATGTTGATGATCGCGAGGCCTACATACTGATGCGCGAGGAGAACACGCAGCGCCAAAACCCCTCGCCGCTCTCCAACGCACGCTCGCTCAGCAAGGCGATCGGCCCCGACGGCATATTCAAAACGCAGGACGAGGCGTGCAAGGCACTTGGGTCCAGCCCCGCCGCGATCTCGCGCTATCTCAAGTTCGCGACAATCCCGGATGACGTGCTCGATGTGATCAGCAACCCTTTCGAGATCGCCACCAAGATGGGCCTCGAAATCGTCGATCTCATTGCCGAAAACTGTCGTGCCGAGATCGTCGCGCTTGCCCCGGAAATCAACAAGACGATCCACACCCCGGAGCAGTTGCGTGAATCGGTGTTCGCCCTACGCGGGGGGCGCCCATGGCCTGCGGCGGGCACTACGCCCCCGGCGTCGAACGACACACCCCCCGCAGCGGCGTCAAAGCCCGTTTCTGCCCCTCAAAAGCAAGTCTTCCACCTGGCCGATGGGCAGCGCTCCATGGAGTGTGCGCGCACGACGCGCGGCGTCACCGTGCGCATCCCCGTCAAAACCGTCGAGCGCATTCCTGCGGATCGGCTCGATGAGCTCGCCGAGAAGATGGCGGAGCTGGTAAGCGCCTACGCTGATCAATCGTCATCGGAGGGGAGATGA
- the parM gene encoding ParM/StbA family protein, producing MTSRKQWVVAGVDDGFDETKIVLGDGTSFRMPSRARAGELNRIDISGTAQKTVFLYQTRDGKYTVGRDIDRADSTASDDYPLSAMNRAVVTHALREAGVEAGAELFLCSGLPVKKFYRKGTLNTPFIKQKKQNLLENDVVAEDGTALARIARHEVVSEGIAAWMDFVMQRNASGKLEVNEELVAQRIGIVDIGGRTTDIAVIRDWQLDTERSSTVEVGMIAVREALREAISEEYDVEVNDQELARALTDGRIRMWGKDQDVSAIAAGAIKVAVNRIRSETMRRLGRAADLEQVIFVGGTVVAIQRHLEGWFPNQVIGTDPSFANARGMAKYAEFILAAQGA from the coding sequence ATGACTTCCAGGAAACAGTGGGTCGTTGCCGGCGTGGACGACGGCTTCGATGAGACGAAGATCGTCCTTGGCGATGGCACCAGCTTCCGGATGCCCTCGCGTGCGCGCGCCGGTGAGCTGAACCGGATCGACATTAGCGGCACGGCGCAGAAGACGGTATTTCTGTACCAGACCCGGGATGGGAAGTACACGGTGGGCCGGGATATCGACCGCGCCGACTCGACGGCAAGCGACGATTATCCGCTGAGCGCGATGAACCGTGCCGTGGTCACCCATGCGCTGCGCGAGGCCGGTGTCGAGGCTGGCGCGGAGCTCTTCCTCTGTAGCGGTCTGCCGGTCAAGAAATTCTACCGCAAGGGCACGCTCAACACGCCGTTCATTAAGCAGAAGAAGCAGAACCTGCTTGAGAACGATGTGGTGGCCGAGGACGGCACGGCGCTTGCGCGCATCGCCCGCCATGAAGTGGTCTCCGAGGGCATCGCCGCCTGGATGGACTTTGTCATGCAGCGCAATGCCTCGGGCAAGCTCGAGGTGAACGAGGAGCTCGTCGCACAGCGCATCGGCATCGTTGATATCGGCGGTCGCACCACCGATATCGCGGTCATCCGCGACTGGCAGCTCGACACCGAGCGCTCCTCGACGGTTGAGGTGGGCATGATCGCGGTGCGCGAGGCCCTGCGCGAGGCGATCAGCGAGGAGTACGATGTCGAGGTCAACGACCAGGAGCTCGCCCGGGCGCTCACCGACGGGCGGATCCGGATGTGGGGCAAGGACCAGGATGTGAGCGCGATCGCTGCGGGCGCCATCAAGGTCGCCGTCAACCGCATCAGGAGCGAGACCATGCGCCGCCTCGGCCGGGCCGCGGACCTCGAGCAGGTCATCTTTGTCGGCGGCACCGTGGTGGCCATCCAGCGCCACCTCGAGGGCTGGTTCCCGAACCAGGTGATCGGGACCGACCCGTCATTCGCCAATGCCCGGGGCATGGCCAAGTACGCCGAGTTCATTCTTGCCGCGCAGGGCGCCTGA
- a CDS encoding secretion/conjugation apparatus DotM-related subunit, translating into MAGGSSDNNTNDVFFIMVLVILMIAVMVLQHNFHFVAAAWKYLRIAEFTLVSWIPAWVPVYGSLEIREAVDFLKTTPSTDIVPDTVVAMDNHFARYFSWLPGLLLVALGVKRFRATESVTQRFNMEELLSHNLPLYPFVRDAAADHPEALDIDLDRDDPKSVRYASAMRPIEFATLSPPMGLEALAKSPKGRQYRQPIWDGKSGDVDWDLAERSFATQLGARYAGFAALSGTERRIAEMLVPRLELADRAMMGLVRRYARAHLPGLVGAKKTAGTRIDPEDLSPGRLVIFNAVKNALATALVRHRKECRIKAGAALDRQQAIDFTKKMLSDRSLKTIARSNPVKEAGRRVVAEDVMAAHGYVRPALMSLLDEARKSGVVAPVEFSWLKGEDRALWYCLHSVGRKTPFVEAGGAFAHWEIERLIGRSLNRPEVHAAIEALINSIRPQMPVAERSAA; encoded by the coding sequence ATGGCAGGCGGCTCCAGCGACAACAACACGAACGACGTCTTTTTCATCATGGTTCTGGTCATCCTGATGATCGCGGTCATGGTGCTCCAGCACAACTTCCACTTTGTCGCGGCGGCCTGGAAATACCTGCGGATTGCCGAGTTCACCCTGGTGAGCTGGATTCCCGCCTGGGTGCCTGTCTACGGCAGTCTTGAGATCCGCGAGGCCGTGGATTTTCTGAAGACGACGCCGTCAACGGATATTGTGCCTGATACCGTGGTCGCCATGGACAATCACTTCGCGCGCTATTTCAGCTGGCTGCCCGGGCTCCTGCTGGTCGCGCTTGGCGTCAAGCGCTTTCGCGCCACCGAGTCGGTGACCCAGCGCTTCAACATGGAAGAGCTCCTCAGCCACAACCTGCCACTCTACCCGTTCGTGCGCGATGCCGCCGCCGATCATCCCGAGGCGCTTGATATTGATCTTGATCGCGATGACCCGAAATCGGTCCGCTACGCCTCGGCCATGCGGCCGATCGAGTTCGCGACCCTCTCGCCGCCCATGGGCCTGGAGGCGCTGGCGAAATCGCCCAAGGGCAGGCAGTACCGCCAGCCGATCTGGGATGGCAAGAGTGGCGATGTCGACTGGGATCTCGCCGAGCGCTCCTTCGCCACCCAGCTCGGCGCGCGCTATGCCGGCTTCGCGGCGCTCTCGGGTACCGAGCGGCGGATCGCGGAGATGCTCGTGCCGCGCCTGGAGCTCGCCGACCGGGCGATGATGGGACTGGTGCGCCGCTACGCCCGTGCCCATCTCCCGGGACTCGTTGGTGCGAAGAAAACGGCCGGGACGCGCATTGACCCGGAGGATCTCTCCCCTGGCCGCCTGGTGATCTTCAACGCCGTCAAGAATGCGCTGGCGACAGCCCTGGTGCGCCACCGCAAGGAGTGCCGGATCAAGGCTGGGGCGGCGCTCGACCGCCAGCAGGCAATCGACTTCACGAAGAAGATGCTGAGTGACCGCAGCCTGAAGACCATCGCCCGCTCAAATCCGGTCAAGGAGGCCGGGCGGCGCGTGGTGGCCGAGGATGTCATGGCTGCCCACGGCTATGTCCGCCCGGCGCTGATGAGCCTCCTCGATGAGGCGCGCAAGTCAGGCGTGGTGGCGCCGGTGGAGTTCTCCTGGCTCAAGGGTGAGGATCGAGCGCTCTGGTACTGCCTGCACTCGGTCGGGCGCAAGACGCCGTTTGTGGAGGCCGGTGGCGCGTTTGCCCACTGGGAGATCGAGCGGCTGATTGGCCGGTCGCTCAACAGACCCGAGGTGCATGCGGCCATTGAGGCGCTGATCAATTCGATCCGCCCCCAGATGCCGGTCGCCGAGCGCAGTGCGGCCTGA
- a CDS encoding HD domain-containing protein produces MSIELAHNTSVMDTVHGAIALLDHEKSVIDHPLFQRLRHIAQNDVLFLVFPGATHSRFAHSIGVMHVAQRMFHAMLDAARYERKRLGLGEPGDAASAGVAYLASVLRLAALLHDTGHGAFSHQMESAPAIRAMIDAEGQFERLWAGVDVGGFYSQAPTHLEHEHYSIRSAHAILSERLPAGSESMVQDVLNVMETTDGGPSERFCAAASAAWGLIAPGTTAPEGAGALVMGLLGDIISGELDADKGDYLLRDSRYTGVAYGLYSLDNLANNLRFGYQAQEQWLGIAVNRKGLPEFENFVLARFGMFRHVYAHKTAIGFEILLLRAINEVMEDASAAAQLSAMLSDIRHFAYLTDAFFWERFRARAMVDPVSASARLLARDKLPFLGGANALDLAAKRKAAAAIAESTGVRLGDIQYRCSLARFSAIGEDYRAIRVLVKGPGGERAYRPLVAESDFFGRFESVERTNFYLDPPSAA; encoded by the coding sequence ATGTCGATCGAACTTGCCCACAACACCAGCGTCATGGACACGGTCCATGGCGCCATTGCGCTGCTCGATCACGAGAAGAGCGTGATCGACCACCCGCTCTTCCAGCGGCTGCGCCATATTGCCCAGAATGATGTGCTCTTCCTGGTCTTCCCCGGCGCGACGCACAGCCGCTTCGCCCACTCCATCGGCGTCATGCATGTGGCCCAGCGGATGTTCCACGCCATGCTCGATGCCGCGCGCTACGAGCGAAAGCGCCTGGGGCTTGGCGAGCCCGGGGATGCGGCGAGCGCAGGCGTTGCCTATCTCGCCTCGGTGTTGCGCCTGGCCGCACTGCTCCACGACACGGGCCATGGCGCCTTCTCCCACCAGATGGAGTCGGCACCCGCGATCCGTGCCATGATCGACGCCGAGGGCCAGTTCGAGCGGCTCTGGGCAGGGGTTGACGTTGGTGGCTTCTACAGCCAGGCACCCACCCACCTCGAGCACGAGCACTACTCCATCAGGAGCGCCCACGCCATCCTGAGCGAGCGCCTCCCTGCCGGCAGCGAGTCCATGGTCCAGGATGTGTTGAATGTCATGGAGACCACAGATGGCGGGCCGTCCGAGCGCTTTTGTGCCGCGGCGAGCGCGGCGTGGGGGCTGATTGCACCCGGCACCACGGCGCCAGAGGGCGCCGGCGCCCTGGTCATGGGCCTGCTCGGCGACATCATCTCCGGGGAGCTTGATGCGGACAAGGGCGACTACCTGCTCCGCGACAGTCGCTACACCGGTGTGGCCTACGGTCTCTACAGCCTTGATAATCTCGCCAACAACCTGCGCTTTGGCTATCAGGCGCAGGAGCAGTGGCTTGGCATCGCAGTCAACCGCAAGGGCCTCCCCGAGTTCGAGAACTTCGTGCTGGCCCGCTTCGGGATGTTCCGCCATGTCTATGCCCACAAGACGGCGATCGGCTTTGAGATCCTGCTGTTGCGGGCGATCAACGAGGTCATGGAGGACGCAAGTGCGGCGGCACAGCTCTCGGCCATGCTGAGCGACATCCGCCACTTCGCCTACCTGACGGATGCCTTCTTCTGGGAGCGCTTCCGGGCACGCGCGATGGTCGACCCAGTGAGTGCGAGCGCACGACTGCTCGCCCGCGACAAGCTCCCCTTCCTGGGTGGGGCGAACGCGCTCGATCTGGCCGCCAAGCGCAAGGCCGCGGCCGCGATCGCCGAGAGCACGGGCGTTCGCCTCGGTGACATCCAGTATCGCTGTAGCCTCGCGCGCTTTAGCGCCATCGGCGAAGACTACCGCGCGATCCGCGTGCTGGTAAAGGGGCCTGGCGGTGAGCGGGCCTACCGGCCGCTGGTCGCCGAGAGCGACTTCTTCGGGCGCTTTGAAAGTGTGGAGCGCACAAACTTCTACCTCGACCCACCGTCTGCCGCCTGA
- a CDS encoding TraM recognition domain-containing protein: MSAEQVHGVQNNADLNPGLIQRDTRPLRFRIHDFVADTGGFILIMLGVIVTLWPFVFSVQVFDVLFIIGILFAWYAWSKHRSYPFRRPIAQSGDGLMYFGNDRQTDAGLWFSNDDARTHMLVFGSTGSGKTRFLLGIFYQAMLIGSGAIYVDGKGDNTVWWLAFSLCRRLGREDDLLVMNYLTGTGEDTNRITNSNNPFAYGNAEQLRSLVVGLMRESGGGDAMWKGRASAMLGGLLKALTTLRDRGELELDIATIRAHIPLDKIIMLALRNDLPESALKPLQGYLAELPGYSEIDAAQGALQQKCYEQHGYLAMQLTEVMADLTDTYGHIFGFRRGEIDFKDVVFNRRLLFVMLPALEKDPDALAGLGKLVVAGVRSALAPALGNAVAGTRREAVEQKPSNAKVPFIIILDEYGYYAVKGFAVVAAQARSLGVSVVFAGQDYPSFKRASEEEAASVQANTNIKIFMKLEDPKETFDIAQARGGEAKATLTSGYEAKGAAGLYADQKTARIDSMKRVNLRDLTSQKPGQAHVINGDTISRAQLFYADPFEVPEIKLNEFLQIENVPKHVIDQINEAFKRFEQVVEKGGLGALDADDEARGPSQLDPGLKTIFADLALVGERGLSGHEAAVVALGLSEVREQIEDYEAEVVAGLRTDEPAETPAARIEPKPSPASAKRGAEKRAAGDAGRESPHAAPEHPVRAERFADERQMVLLEDAHAPERSVRPEATRRAEEFEALLSGIVLRQAEASAGRPLTVAERADAAPRSQLEASGARAGLSREESAEEAASTLETLGESLRYPAGPVPEKIPQEEIAQTLKELLKLVDEQSQF; the protein is encoded by the coding sequence ATGTCGGCCGAACAGGTGCATGGCGTACAGAACAACGCCGATCTCAATCCCGGGCTCATTCAGCGCGATACGCGGCCGCTTCGCTTTCGCATCCATGATTTCGTCGCCGACACCGGTGGCTTCATCCTGATCATGCTCGGCGTGATCGTCACGCTCTGGCCGTTCGTCTTTTCGGTCCAGGTGTTCGATGTGCTCTTCATCATCGGCATCCTCTTCGCCTGGTATGCCTGGAGCAAGCACCGCTCCTATCCCTTCCGCAGGCCGATTGCGCAGAGCGGCGATGGGCTCATGTATTTCGGCAACGACCGGCAGACCGATGCGGGTCTGTGGTTCTCGAACGACGACGCCCGCACCCACATGCTTGTCTTCGGCTCGACCGGTAGCGGCAAGACCCGCTTTCTGCTCGGCATCTTCTACCAGGCGATGCTGATCGGCTCAGGCGCGATCTATGTCGACGGCAAGGGCGACAACACGGTCTGGTGGCTCGCCTTCAGCCTCTGCCGGCGCCTTGGCCGGGAGGACGACCTGCTGGTGATGAACTACCTCACCGGGACCGGCGAGGACACCAACCGCATCACCAACTCGAACAACCCCTTCGCCTACGGCAATGCCGAGCAGCTGCGCTCGCTCGTGGTCGGCCTCATGCGTGAGTCCGGTGGCGGGGATGCGATGTGGAAGGGGCGGGCGAGCGCCATGCTGGGCGGCCTCTTGAAGGCGCTGACGACGCTGCGTGATCGCGGCGAGCTCGAGCTCGACATCGCAACGATTCGCGCCCATATCCCGCTCGACAAGATCATCATGCTGGCGCTGCGAAACGACCTCCCCGAGTCGGCACTCAAGCCCCTCCAGGGCTACCTGGCGGAGCTCCCCGGCTACAGCGAGATCGACGCCGCCCAGGGCGCGCTCCAGCAGAAGTGCTACGAGCAGCACGGCTACCTCGCGATGCAGCTGACCGAGGTCATGGCCGATCTCACCGACACCTACGGTCACATCTTCGGCTTTCGCCGCGGCGAGATCGACTTCAAGGACGTGGTGTTTAACCGCCGGCTGCTTTTCGTGATGCTACCGGCTCTCGAGAAGGATCCCGACGCCCTTGCCGGGCTCGGCAAGCTGGTTGTCGCCGGCGTGCGCTCGGCGCTCGCACCGGCGCTTGGCAACGCGGTTGCAGGCACCCGCCGCGAGGCGGTCGAGCAAAAGCCGAGCAACGCCAAAGTACCCTTTATAATTATCCTCGACGAATATGGGTATTACGCGGTGAAGGGCTTCGCCGTTGTTGCCGCGCAGGCCCGCTCGCTTGGGGTGAGCGTTGTTTTTGCCGGGCAGGACTACCCCTCCTTCAAGCGCGCTTCCGAGGAGGAGGCCGCCAGCGTGCAGGCGAACACCAACATCAAGATCTTCATGAAGCTCGAGGATCCGAAGGAGACCTTCGACATCGCCCAGGCCCGCGGTGGCGAGGCGAAGGCGACCCTCACCTCGGGCTACGAGGCAAAGGGCGCCGCCGGGCTCTACGCCGATCAGAAGACCGCGCGGATTGACAGCATGAAGCGCGTCAATCTGCGCGATCTCACCAGCCAGAAACCTGGTCAGGCGCATGTGATCAACGGCGACACCATCAGCCGTGCCCAGCTCTTCTACGCCGACCCCTTCGAGGTGCCGGAGATCAAGCTGAACGAATTCCTCCAGATCGAGAACGTACCAAAACACGTCATCGACCAGATCAACGAGGCGTTCAAGCGCTTTGAGCAGGTGGTCGAGAAAGGCGGGCTTGGCGCGCTGGATGCGGATGATGAGGCCCGCGGCCCCTCGCAGCTCGATCCTGGCCTGAAGACAATCTTCGCGGACCTTGCCCTGGTGGGTGAGCGGGGGCTGAGTGGCCATGAGGCGGCGGTGGTCGCCCTGGGCCTCTCCGAGGTGCGCGAGCAGATCGAGGACTATGAGGCGGAGGTGGTTGCCGGGCTTCGCACCGACGAGCCCGCCGAGACGCCGGCGGCGCGGATCGAGCCGAAGCCTTCACCTGCCAGCGCGAAGCGCGGGGCAGAGAAGCGCGCGGCCGGTGACGCCGGCCGCGAGAGCCCGCATGCCGCGCCCGAGCACCCGGTTCGCGCCGAGCGCTTTGCTGATGAGCGCCAGATGGTGCTCCTTGAGGACGCGCACGCACCGGAGCGCTCGGTGCGCCCTGAGGCCACCAGGCGCGCGGAGGAGTTCGAGGCGCTGCTCTCCGGAATCGTGCTCCGCCAGGCCGAGGCAAGCGCGGGTCGGCCGCTGACCGTCGCAGAGCGCGCCGACGCCGCACCCCGCAGCCAGCTCGAGGCCTCGGGTGCGCGCGCGGGCCTAAGCCGCGAGGAGAGCGCCGAGGAGGCGGCCAGCACGCTTGAGACGCTCGGCGAGTCACTGCGCTACCCGGCGGGGCCGGTGCCGGAGAAAATCCCCCAGGAGGAGATTGCACAGACGCTGAAGGAGCTCCTGAAGCTCGTCGATGAGCAATCCCAGTTCTGA